One Lentimicrobiaceae bacterium genomic window carries:
- a CDS encoding T9SS type A sorting domain-containing protein, producing MKHLNYRNLFIPFLLLTILTAQCQSQQTDERSVSLRHICRLPSVLTESSGIAIEGTNRIWSHEDSGNSNEIYCFDTTGTLLRTLTISNVHNIDWEDMAVDNEETWYLNDAGNNNNDRQNLAIYKIPSPETISGNSVNAQIISFTFEDQTSFPPPASNRNFDIEAIVWHNDSLFLFTKDRSTPFTGITKMYVLPDTPGTYTARLADTYHAGNTEETGRITSADINHHTGELILLTKTGLLSFTNYPGNRFFDGEMVRYNFTSMPGQNESIGFVSTTKLYMTEEGTGSTEGYLYELNLPVPQAIGNLQNKEKLLSLYPNPATNQIKIVSLLNHSAFVQIKDLGGMILKQQLFSGELTLDISQLKAGVYFVSVMNETTQVSKKILKL from the coding sequence ATGAAACATTTAAATTACAGGAATCTATTCATTCCCTTTCTTTTACTGACTATACTCACCGCTCAGTGTCAGTCTCAGCAAACAGATGAACGGTCAGTCAGTCTGAGGCATATCTGCAGGTTGCCTTCGGTTCTTACCGAAAGCTCCGGCATTGCTATTGAAGGCACCAACCGTATATGGTCTCACGAAGATTCAGGCAATTCGAATGAAATATACTGTTTTGATACCACAGGAACACTTCTTCGCACCCTTACCATTTCCAACGTTCATAATATCGACTGGGAAGATATGGCCGTTGATAATGAAGAAACCTGGTACCTCAACGACGCTGGCAATAACAACAACGACCGCCAAAATCTGGCCATCTACAAGATTCCTTCACCTGAAACCATTAGCGGGAACAGTGTTAACGCTCAGATTATCTCATTTACATTCGAAGATCAAACATCTTTTCCACCACCTGCTTCCAACCGCAACTTTGATATTGAAGCAATTGTATGGCATAATGACTCTTTGTTCCTTTTTACAAAAGACCGAAGCACACCTTTTACAGGAATCACTAAAATGTATGTTCTCCCCGATACGCCGGGAACATATACAGCCAGACTTGCCGATACCTATCATGCAGGCAACACCGAAGAAACCGGCCGAATAACTTCGGCAGATATCAATCATCACACAGGAGAATTGATTCTGCTTACTAAAACCGGACTTCTTTCTTTTACCAATTATCCGGGTAACCGGTTTTTTGATGGTGAAATGGTCAGATACAATTTTACAAGCATGCCGGGCCAAAATGAATCCATTGGATTTGTTAGCACCACCAAACTTTACATGACAGAAGAAGGAACAGGCAGCACGGAAGGATATCTTTATGAGCTGAACTTGCCTGTGCCTCAAGCCATTGGAAATCTGCAAAATAAAGAAAAATTACTTTCCCTGTATCCTAACCCTGCAACGAACCAGATAAAAATTGTAAGCTTATTAAACCATTCAGCTTTTGTTCAGATAAAAGATTTAGGCGGAATGATATTAAAACAGCAACTATTCTCAGGAGAACTTACACTTGATATCAGCCAGCTGAAGGCCGGCGTCTATTTTGTTTCGGTGATGAACGAAACAACGCAGGTTTCAAAAAAAATACTCAAACTCTGA
- a CDS encoding helix-turn-helix transcriptional regulator: protein MTEKQEKILRAALELFARDGFKSTSTSKVAAHAGVSEGLIFRHFKNKEGLLEAIIQEGEERVKILFADIIFETDPKAVIRKTFDTLLNIKSVNEEMEFWKLQYKVKWETEQYGEQKMIPLEMALTSAFGKLGYESPEQEAQIVLLTIDGLATKYFLQKHYNLDNMVAFLKTKYNL, encoded by the coding sequence ATGACAGAAAAACAGGAAAAGATTTTACGTGCCGCACTTGAGTTATTTGCCCGTGACGGATTCAAAAGTACTTCAACAAGTAAAGTTGCGGCTCATGCAGGTGTTTCAGAAGGTCTTATTTTCAGGCATTTTAAAAATAAGGAAGGTCTTCTGGAGGCCATCATTCAGGAAGGAGAAGAAAGGGTAAAAATATTGTTTGCAGATATTATATTTGAAACAGATCCGAAAGCTGTAATCAGAAAAACATTTGATACATTACTGAATATCAAATCAGTCAATGAAGAAATGGAGTTCTGGAAACTGCAGTATAAAGTTAAATGGGAAACAGAACAATATGGCGAGCAAAAAATGATACCACTGGAAATGGCTTTAACGAGTGCATTCGGAAAACTTGGCTATGAATCTCCTGAACAGGAAGCCCAGATAGTATTATTAACAATTGATGGGCTTGCTACAAAATACTTCCTTCAAAAGCATTATAACCTCGACAACATGGTGGCTTTTTTGAAAACCAAGTATAATCTCTGA
- a CDS encoding porin: MRKLRLLNLALALSALVFTGGHAFSQEADTSARYNQYGVKVNRRALQAEERNGMLILESKDQKYKLWYDARVQVDGAMFMGDTYNPIGNGTSIRRARFAVKSAFAEKWYGEFDMDISNSELELKDAYLEFSPNENLGIKAGNFKEGFSVESTTTSRYLTFIERANVVSTFAPSRHIGIAATYSKNWLFGMGGIHFQDIGGLEERTFSEDNNKDYGFDEGVSFTGKLVAMPFYKDMNNGLHIGIAGSYRTPKSDAEIRGTERYSSRSLTSINRKKYMDTDLIPDVDHIALGGFELAGYHKNFKFQAEYMLSNVYKKNDLPTEQFDGWYAFGSVLLFGGKYNYNFSEAEFTQPTRGKSWGDIELAFRYDYLNLNSRNDGIIMGGAGEGYTFGINYHVNNNVKIMLNYAYLNHDRYANGKGKLFIGYDENGELTKDPKKVVAADGKAGEDFSMINIRFEVDF, encoded by the coding sequence ATGAGAAAATTGAGACTTTTAAATCTTGCATTAGCGCTATCAGCGCTGGTGTTTACAGGCGGTCACGCTTTTTCGCAGGAAGCAGACACTTCAGCCCGTTACAACCAATATGGGGTTAAAGTTAACCGCAGAGCTCTTCAGGCTGAAGAACGCAACGGTATGCTTATCCTTGAAAGCAAAGACCAGAAGTATAAACTCTGGTATGACGCCCGCGTTCAGGTTGACGGAGCAATGTTTATGGGTGATACTTACAACCCTATCGGAAACGGAACTTCTATTCGCCGGGCCAGGTTTGCTGTGAAGAGTGCTTTTGCCGAAAAATGGTATGGTGAGTTTGATATGGATATTTCCAACTCTGAACTTGAACTGAAAGATGCTTATCTTGAATTTTCACCAAATGAAAATCTGGGTATTAAGGCAGGAAATTTCAAAGAAGGTTTTTCGGTTGAATCGACTACTACTTCGCGTTATCTCACATTTATTGAACGTGCTAATGTTGTTTCAACATTTGCCCCGTCACGCCATATTGGAATTGCTGCTACTTATAGCAAAAATTGGCTTTTTGGAATGGGTGGCATTCATTTTCAAGACATTGGAGGGCTTGAAGAACGCACCTTCTCGGAAGATAACAACAAAGATTACGGTTTTGATGAAGGCGTTTCTTTCACAGGTAAACTGGTTGCTATGCCGTTTTATAAAGACATGAACAATGGCTTACATATAGGTATTGCAGGTTCATACAGAACTCCAAAATCAGATGCCGAAATCCGTGGAACAGAACGTTACAGTTCACGCTCTCTCACCTCTATAAACCGCAAAAAATATATGGATACCGACCTTATTCCGGATGTTGATCATATCGCACTCGGAGGTTTCGAACTAGCCGGCTATCATAAAAATTTCAAGTTCCAGGCTGAATATATGCTCAGTAATGTTTACAAAAAGAACGACCTTCCTACCGAACAATTTGATGGTTGGTATGCCTTTGGAAGTGTACTTCTTTTTGGCGGAAAATATAACTACAATTTCAGCGAAGCTGAATTTACACAGCCTACACGCGGCAAATCATGGGGAGATATTGAACTTGCTTTCCGTTATGACTACCTCAACCTAAACAGCCGCAATGACGGTATTATTATGGGTGGAGCCGGCGAAGGCTATACATTTGGAATTAACTACCACGTGAACAACAATGTGAAGATTATGCTCAATTACGCATATTTGAATCACGACAGATATGCCAACGGTAAAGGCAAGCTCTTTATTGGTTACGACGAAAACGGAGAACTCACCAAAGACCCGAAAAAAGTTGTGGCTGCAGATGGCAAAGCCGGTGAAGATTTCAGCATGATCAATATCAGATTTGAGGTGGATTTCTAA
- a CDS encoding DASS family sodium-coupled anion symporter, translating to MAIQPNDIQKDLAFDPLDMHNYRIEKLPKREKSGFERWLSIIGPVLAILSFILFAFVIKLPFLQEIDPSKLVSAEAKKAYEKLGALAFVRTNEMMLAVFIAGIILWITEAIPNYLTSLMIIVGLVLTGVLSEKEAYAQLGHPVMWLNIMSFVLASMLVTTGVAKRFALWFILKFGKNAGTIFISFIVINIVLSAFISATTAKAAILLPIFMVIAAIYGARGGNNRNNFGRSIVLQNLFYINIGASGFLTGSGANLLAAALITGAIGTNIFFTDWLMAMFPVMIGLMLIGYILAMKVFFPLSPDERIPQIEGGMARLKQEYEKLGKITRLEVKSIIIFLLILAFWSTDRLHGISPTAVAFVGAIIALMPRYGIVKWNEVDIPWHLMLFSAGAYTLGSGFSATDLPSISVNAFFDHLGISNHTPFWTLYLMLTGVMIFSALLFQSKTMRAMIFIPIAIGVANRFGFSVISLALPVAFMIEHVYVLPFNSKPAALLYETDQYSLTDTFRFGFTIMVIAWVLNIIAGETWFRLLGITPNGVFGIF from the coding sequence ATGGCAATACAACCGAATGACATACAGAAAGACTTAGCTTTCGATCCGCTGGATATGCATAACTATCGTATTGAAAAGCTGCCCAAACGTGAAAAGAGTGGATTTGAGCGCTGGCTTTCCATCATTGGACCTGTTTTGGCTATTTTGTCATTTATCCTGTTTGCCTTTGTGATTAAACTTCCGTTTTTACAGGAAATTGACCCGTCAAAACTTGTATCTGCAGAAGCAAAAAAAGCATACGAAAAGTTAGGGGCTCTGGCATTTGTCAGAACCAACGAAATGATGCTGGCTGTTTTTATTGCAGGCATTATTTTATGGATTACCGAGGCCATTCCCAACTACCTTACATCCCTCATGATCATTGTGGGACTGGTTCTTACCGGAGTGTTGTCAGAAAAAGAAGCTTATGCCCAGCTTGGACATCCGGTTATGTGGCTGAATATCATGTCTTTTGTGCTTGCCAGTATGCTGGTAACTACCGGTGTAGCCAAACGTTTTGCGTTATGGTTTATCTTGAAATTCGGAAAAAATGCCGGAACAATATTTATTAGCTTTATTGTTATCAATATTGTTTTATCTGCATTTATTTCAGCTACCACAGCGAAGGCTGCCATTCTTCTTCCCATTTTTATGGTTATAGCTGCTATTTACGGTGCTCGTGGAGGTAATAACCGCAATAACTTCGGCCGCAGTATAGTTTTACAGAATTTGTTCTATATCAATATCGGAGCCAGCGGTTTTTTAACCGGCTCAGGCGCCAATCTGCTGGCAGCAGCCTTAATCACTGGGGCCATTGGAACCAATATATTTTTTACCGATTGGCTGATGGCCATGTTTCCGGTAATGATTGGTCTGATGCTGATAGGTTATATTCTGGCCATGAAAGTCTTTTTTCCACTTTCGCCTGACGAGCGCATACCCCAGATAGAAGGAGGAATGGCCCGCCTGAAACAGGAATATGAAAAACTGGGAAAAATCACCCGGCTTGAAGTAAAATCAATCATCATTTTTCTATTGATTCTCGCTTTCTGGTCAACCGACAGGTTACACGGAATCAGTCCTACTGCTGTAGCCTTCGTTGGTGCGATTATCGCTTTAATGCCCCGCTATGGAATTGTTAAATGGAATGAGGTAGACATTCCCTGGCACCTGATGCTTTTTTCGGCCGGGGCATATACGCTGGGGTCAGGCTTCTCAGCCACAGATCTCCCTTCCATCAGCGTCAATGCATTTTTCGACCATCTTGGTATCAGCAATCATACTCCCTTCTGGACATTATACCTAATGCTAACAGGAGTAATGATTTTTAGCGCTCTTTTATTTCAATCCAAAACAATGAGGGCCATGATTTTTATTCCCATAGCTATTGGCGTAGCCAACAGATTTGGGTTCAGCGTTATTAGCCTGGCATTGCCTGTTGCTTTTATGATTGAGCATGTTTATGTTTTGCCGTTCAACAGCAAACCGGCTGCCCTGCTTTATGAAACCGACCAATACAGCCTGACTGACACCTTCAGATTTGGATTTACCATTATGGTCATTGCCTGGGTGCTGAATATTATTGCAGGTGAAACCTGGTTCAGACTATTGGGGATAACCCCCAACGGAGTTTTTGGAATTTTCTGA
- a CDS encoding DUF47 family protein, producing the protein MQLFKQANKSIELIDNFLDLIDQGVIIFKEGVKNYLYGNRENFVSNLQTLSGLETEADIIKRKIENILYTQSLMPQLRGDILKLLEELDNIIDLAKTNLFQFDVEIPFIPASLNQDFIKLTELSGAAIDSVIPAARAYFRDPESVKEKLHRVYLYEKEADKLADAIKRKVFHEMPDIKLSEKFHLRYFTLHIEILSDAAEKAADVLSIMAIKRTI; encoded by the coding sequence ATGCAACTGTTCAAACAAGCGAATAAATCGATTGAACTGATAGATAACTTTCTTGACCTTATAGATCAGGGCGTCATCATTTTCAAAGAAGGTGTTAAGAATTACCTTTATGGAAATCGGGAGAATTTTGTCAGCAATCTTCAGACCTTATCAGGACTTGAAACTGAAGCTGATATTATTAAGCGAAAAATTGAAAACATCCTGTATACGCAGTCGCTGATGCCTCAACTTCGGGGAGATATTTTAAAACTGCTTGAGGAATTAGATAATATTATTGATTTAGCAAAAACGAACCTGTTTCAGTTCGATGTTGAAATACCTTTTATCCCAGCCTCTCTTAACCAGGATTTTATAAAATTAACAGAGCTTTCAGGAGCGGCCATTGACTCCGTTATTCCCGCTGCAAGGGCATATTTCAGAGATCCTGAATCGGTAAAAGAAAAACTTCACCGGGTTTATTTGTACGAAAAAGAAGCGGATAAACTGGCTGATGCCATCAAAAGGAAAGTTTTCCATGAAATGCCTGACATAAAACTGAGTGAAAAATTCCATCTCAGATACTTTACCCTGCACATTGAAATTTTATCGGATGCTGCGGAGAAAGCTGCTGATGTACTTTCAATTATGGCAATAAAAAGAACCATTTAA
- a CDS encoding inorganic phosphate transporter translates to MLFLLFLSSGLFLGWSLGANDAANVFGSAVGSKMLNFKKAAFIASVFVVLGAVFQGEGTSDTLVSLGAVNTLAGAFTISLCAAITVLFMTKYALPVSTSQAVVGAIIGWSAFTNYHTDFNVLTKIVSTWFFGPLLGMLFSALLFLLLRWTLRRTRIHVIKLDSYIRYALIIAGAFGAYSLGANNIANVMGVFVGSAPDLLLNFGLFSINGVQLLFLIGGLAIAVGIFTYSEKVMHTVGNGILSLTPEAAIVVVLSQALVLFVFSSSWLSNQFVSIGLPAIPLVPVSSTQVVVGSVIGIGMIKGAREIKFRALGEIALGWITTPVAAGILTYFALFFVQNVFKLQVGSGNSNSTSYNIQPPYDLTQQAVKVNLILPGILAIALLVIIVLIYLFFRQQKLRLKAENELLQQQNQYYQTQERLSGLEVSAIQLENNFLGQKLETKRKEYINIALNISAQREFLQTIAEELEQIRNNQNADEKNLQLKAIVSKVKQKMSFSSEMEEFYAQIELIHKDFRQKLIASFPGLTEQEKRLSTLLRLNLSSKEISTLLSISPKSVEIARYRLRKKLNLQQGVSLTEYLQNL, encoded by the coding sequence ATGCTCTTCCTGCTTTTTCTTTCCAGTGGACTTTTTCTTGGCTGGTCGCTAGGGGCCAATGATGCTGCCAATGTTTTTGGTTCGGCGGTAGGCTCTAAAATGCTAAATTTCAAAAAAGCAGCGTTCATTGCCAGTGTTTTTGTTGTGCTGGGCGCAGTTTTTCAAGGAGAAGGCACTTCCGATACACTGGTAAGTCTTGGTGCTGTTAACACCTTAGCCGGTGCATTTACAATTTCTCTTTGCGCCGCTATTACCGTTCTATTTATGACTAAATATGCACTGCCTGTATCTACCAGTCAGGCTGTAGTCGGGGCAATTATAGGCTGGAGTGCTTTTACAAATTACCATACTGATTTTAATGTACTTACAAAAATTGTGAGTACATGGTTTTTTGGACCACTTTTGGGAATGTTGTTTTCAGCCCTTCTGTTTTTACTTCTTCGCTGGACACTGCGCAGGACGAGAATTCATGTCATCAAACTTGACTCATACATCCGCTATGCCTTGATCATAGCAGGTGCATTCGGCGCTTACAGCCTTGGTGCCAATAATATTGCCAATGTGATGGGGGTTTTTGTAGGATCGGCTCCTGATTTATTGCTGAACTTCGGATTATTTTCAATTAACGGAGTTCAATTATTATTTCTGATTGGAGGATTGGCCATTGCCGTTGGTATTTTCACTTACAGTGAAAAAGTGATGCATACTGTAGGAAACGGCATTCTGTCACTCACTCCTGAAGCTGCCATAGTGGTTGTATTATCCCAGGCCTTGGTCCTTTTTGTTTTTTCATCTTCCTGGCTTTCCAATCAGTTTGTAAGCATCGGACTGCCAGCCATTCCGCTGGTGCCGGTTTCAAGCACACAAGTAGTGGTTGGTTCTGTCATAGGCATTGGCATGATAAAAGGAGCAAGAGAAATCAAATTCAGGGCTTTAGGCGAAATAGCACTTGGATGGATTACAACGCCTGTAGCCGCAGGCATACTTACCTATTTCGCTCTGTTCTTCGTGCAAAATGTGTTCAAACTGCAGGTAGGTTCCGGTAACAGCAATTCGACAAGCTATAATATTCAACCACCATATGATTTGACCCAGCAGGCTGTAAAAGTTAATCTTATCCTTCCCGGAATTCTGGCCATAGCCCTGTTGGTAATCATTGTTTTGATTTACCTCTTCTTCAGGCAACAGAAATTAAGATTAAAAGCTGAAAATGAACTGCTTCAGCAACAAAATCAATATTATCAGACACAAGAAAGACTAAGCGGCCTGGAGGTTTCAGCCATACAGCTTGAAAACAATTTCCTGGGGCAAAAACTTGAAACAAAACGAAAAGAATACATCAATATAGCCCTTAATATATCAGCTCAACGCGAATTTCTTCAAACCATAGCTGAAGAATTGGAGCAAATCAGAAATAATCAAAACGCGGACGAAAAAAATCTCCAGTTAAAAGCCATTGTTTCGAAAGTGAAGCAAAAAATGAGTTTCAGCTCTGAAATGGAAGAGTTTTATGCGCAAATAGAGCTCATACATAAAGATTTCAGGCAAAAGCTCATCGCTTCCTTCCCGGGCTTGACCGAGCAGGAAAAAAGGCTCTCTACCCTCCTGCGGTTAAACCTGTCATCCAAAGAAATTTCCACACTCCTGAGCATATCGCCCAAAAGTGTAGAAATAGCCAGATACCGGTTGCGAAAAAAATTGAATCTTCAACAGGGCGTAAGCCTCACAGAATATTTACAAAATCTCTAA
- a CDS encoding lamin tail domain-containing protein, translated as MKTRILFFILILMGVTFNSCVKDELFKGPPVLSDLTINPQAPGDNDIVTVSIKATDMEGVKAVTLYYKVEQSDFTSSSMVVLGGAANVYSAQIPAQESGKTVSYYIEAENLSGQKSYNPAGAPEATAAYTVGAPSIVMNEIYSRGTVDAPDWVELYNNSDSPADISGYKIYDAGGQSGAKPKKEIPAGTIIPGKGFYVIVVDDGTETGFGMSSAGEEVWFENASGNLIDDVIFPAFEPSQSYGRVPDGSGTWQVLNTITQGTANDNSPALPVILMNEIYSQGTAENPDWIEIYNGSATAVDISGYKIYDSGGQSGTKVKKEIPAGTTIAAGGFYVIVTDDADASGFGLSSNGEQVWLENTAGTVIDDISFPALEASQSFGRYPDGNANWQVLNVVTRGTANDNSAPSAAVILMNEIFSRGTTEDPDWIEIYNASDVSADLSGYKIYDSGGQAGTKPKKEFPAGTVLLPGEFFVIVVDDADASGFGLSSGGEQVWLENAAGTVIDDITFPALAETESYGRYPDGTNNLQVLSIVTKGAANNNSVPPPAVVILMNEIFSKGVDPDFDWIEIYNGSTIAVDLSGYKIYDSGGQAGTKPKKEFPAGTIVPAGGFYVIVVDDADASGFGLSSGGEEVWLENAEGTVIDDITFPAMTDGQSYGRKPDGSSNLFIFTEITRGASNNNATTLPKRRK; from the coding sequence ATGAAAACAAGAATCCTGTTTTTTATACTGATTCTCATGGGAGTTACGTTCAATTCCTGTGTAAAGGACGAATTATTCAAAGGCCCGCCTGTACTCAGCGACCTGACCATCAACCCGCAAGCTCCCGGTGACAACGACATTGTAACAGTTAGCATTAAAGCAACTGATATGGAAGGTGTTAAAGCCGTAACGCTTTACTATAAAGTGGAACAGAGCGACTTTACCAGCTCAAGTATGGTTGTTTTAGGCGGAGCAGCCAATGTTTATTCTGCACAAATTCCTGCTCAGGAATCAGGCAAAACAGTTTCCTATTATATAGAAGCTGAAAACCTTTCAGGACAAAAGTCTTACAATCCCGCTGGGGCCCCTGAAGCCACAGCTGCTTACACAGTTGGCGCTCCCAGTATTGTAATGAATGAAATTTACAGCCGTGGAACTGTTGATGCACCTGACTGGGTCGAACTCTACAATAATTCAGATTCTCCTGCCGATATCAGCGGTTACAAAATTTATGATGCAGGCGGACAATCAGGAGCAAAACCCAAAAAAGAAATTCCCGCCGGAACAATTATTCCTGGCAAAGGTTTCTATGTAATTGTGGTGGATGATGGCACTGAAACCGGTTTTGGAATGTCAAGTGCCGGTGAAGAGGTATGGTTTGAAAATGCTTCAGGCAATTTAATTGATGATGTCATTTTCCCGGCTTTTGAGCCCAGTCAGTCATATGGCCGTGTTCCTGACGGAAGTGGCACATGGCAGGTTCTCAATACTATTACACAAGGAACCGCCAATGATAATTCTCCGGCACTTCCTGTCATCCTGATGAATGAGATTTATTCACAGGGAACTGCCGAAAACCCCGATTGGATTGAAATTTATAACGGCTCTGCTACCGCAGTAGACATTAGTGGTTATAAAATTTACGACTCAGGTGGACAAAGTGGCACCAAGGTAAAAAAAGAGATTCCTGCCGGAACAACCATTGCTGCTGGTGGATTCTATGTTATTGTAACTGATGATGCCGATGCCAGTGGTTTTGGCCTGTCAAGCAACGGCGAACAGGTATGGCTCGAAAATACAGCAGGAACTGTAATTGATGACATAAGCTTCCCGGCACTCGAAGCCAGTCAGTCTTTCGGCCGTTATCCTGATGGAAACGCCAACTGGCAGGTGTTAAATGTTGTTACACGTGGAACCGCCAACGACAATTCAGCCCCGTCAGCTGCTGTTATCCTTATGAATGAGATATTCTCCAGAGGAACAACAGAAGACCCCGATTGGATTGAAATTTATAATGCATCAGATGTTTCAGCAGATTTAAGCGGTTATAAAATTTACGATAGCGGCGGACAGGCCGGAACCAAACCTAAAAAGGAGTTCCCGGCCGGAACAGTTCTTTTGCCTGGTGAATTTTTTGTAATTGTGGTGGATGATGCCGATGCCAGCGGTTTTGGCCTCTCAAGCGGTGGCGAACAGGTATGGCTCGAAAATGCAGCAGGTACTGTAATTGACGACATCACTTTTCCCGCTCTGGCCGAAACAGAGTCATATGGCCGCTATCCTGATGGAACCAATAACCTGCAGGTTCTCAGCATTGTAACCAAAGGCGCAGCCAATAACAACTCAGTTCCCCCTCCTGCCGTCGTAATTCTCATGAACGAGATCTTCTCAAAAGGTGTTGATCCTGACTTCGATTGGATTGAGATTTATAATGGTTCAACAATTGCAGTTGACCTGAGTGGTTATAAAATTTATGACAGTGGCGGACAGGCCGGAACCAAACCCAAAAAAGAATTTCCGGCCGGAACGATTGTACCTGCTGGCGGTTTTTATGTAATTGTGGTAGATGATGCCGATGCCAGCGGTTTTGGCCTTTCGAGCGGCGGCGAAGAAGTATGGCTTGAAAATGCTGAAGGAACCGTAATTGATGATATTACTTTCCCGGCTATGACAGATGGCCAATCCTATGGCAGAAAGCCAGACGGCTCCTCAAATCTTTTCATTTTTACAGAAATAACCCGGGGCGCCTCAAATAATAATGCCACAACTCTTCCTAAAAGAAGAAAGTAA
- a CDS encoding CYTH domain-containing protein, with protein sequence MAQEIERKFLVTGDFKSMAHKETRITQGYLSSVPERTVRVRTKGDKGFITIKGIGNASGASRYEWEKEIPAEEVRELLKICEPGVIDKTRYQVKAGPHTYEVDEFYGENQGLIVAEVELSSENETFEKPVWLGAEVTGDVKYYNSMLMKNPYTKW encoded by the coding sequence ATGGCACAGGAAATTGAACGTAAATTTTTAGTTACCGGAGACTTTAAGAGCATGGCTCATAAAGAAACCCGCATTACACAGGGGTATTTATCATCCGTTCCGGAACGGACTGTAAGAGTCAGAACAAAAGGTGACAAAGGCTTCATTACCATCAAAGGCATTGGAAACGCTTCAGGAGCCAGCCGTTATGAATGGGAAAAAGAAATACCAGCAGAAGAAGTACGCGAGCTATTAAAAATATGTGAACCGGGCGTAATTGACAAAACCAGATATCAGGTAAAAGCAGGCCCTCACACATACGAAGTAGACGAGTTTTATGGTGAAAACCAGGGACTTATTGTGGCTGAGGTTGAGCTTTCTTCTGAAAATGAAACTTTTGAAAAACCCGTCTGGCTTGGTGCCGAAGTTACAGGAGATGTAAAATATTACAACTCAATGTTGATGAAAAATCCATATACCAAATGGTAA